In Carnobacterium sp. CP1, the following are encoded in one genomic region:
- the msrA gene encoding peptide-methionine (S)-S-oxide reductase MsrA has translation MTELNRQAATIERATLGMGCFWGPDSRFGQLPGVIRTRVGYAGGTTTDPTYRTIGDHTETLEIEFDPEILSYEEILTVFWQNHDAAKDRFYKERQYISLLLYHSEEQKRIAYQIKTEQEQILGKEIQTEFQPYTVFYCAEHRHQKYFLRRFSKAMDSLLPLFPSDKAFVDSTIAARLNGFVREFGTLKDIRAEIHHWGLDPDNEHVLKELLENIKW, from the coding sequence ATGACTGAACTAAACAGACAAGCTGCTACGATCGAACGAGCAACTTTGGGCATGGGTTGTTTTTGGGGACCAGACAGCCGCTTTGGCCAACTGCCTGGTGTTATCCGAACACGCGTCGGCTATGCTGGCGGCACGACAACTGATCCAACTTATCGAACGATTGGAGACCATACAGAAACTCTTGAAATAGAATTTGATCCTGAAATCCTTTCTTATGAAGAAATTTTAACGGTTTTTTGGCAAAATCATGATGCAGCAAAAGACCGTTTTTACAAGGAACGTCAATACATTTCGCTTTTGCTCTATCATAGTGAAGAGCAAAAAAGGATTGCCTACCAAATCAAAACCGAACAAGAGCAAATTTTAGGAAAAGAAATCCAAACAGAATTTCAACCCTACACTGTTTTTTATTGTGCTGAGCATCGCCATCAAAAGTATTTTTTGAGACGTTTTTCGAAAGCAATGGACTCTCTTCTACCTCTTTTTCCAAGCGACAAGGCTTTTGTCGATTCAACTATTGCTGCACGTTTGAATGGTTTCGTTAGAGAATTTGGTACCTTAAAAGACATAAGGGCAGAAATCCATCATTGGGGCCTTGATCCAGATAATGAACATGTATTGAAAGAACTACTGGAGAACATTAAATGGTAA